The following are encoded in a window of Terriglobales bacterium genomic DNA:
- a CDS encoding thioredoxin domain-containing protein, translated as MRNRGVFRMVAALALLALPALAQDPRSEVLRPPKGAKVALVVFEDLQCPDCGRAAPLLSQAARTYKIPQVRYDFPLKMHPWARQAAIFAKYFDTKSKALGDEFRDYIFANQPVITPDNLRSYAEKFAGEHKLALPFAVDPMGVLEKKVDQDINVGLSVGVQHTPTIYVVSDARAGTPFVEVVDRSQLFQMIDEMKRQAGAR; from the coding sequence ATGAGGAACCGCGGGGTGTTCCGGATGGTGGCGGCGCTGGCGCTGCTGGCGCTACCGGCGCTGGCGCAGGATCCCAGGAGCGAGGTGCTGCGTCCGCCCAAGGGCGCCAAGGTGGCCCTGGTGGTCTTCGAGGACCTGCAGTGCCCGGATTGCGGGCGCGCCGCTCCCCTGCTCAGCCAGGCTGCCCGCACCTACAAGATCCCGCAGGTGCGCTACGACTTCCCCCTGAAGATGCACCCCTGGGCGCGCCAGGCGGCCATCTTCGCCAAGTACTTCGACACCAAGTCGAAGGCCCTGGGCGACGAGTTCCGCGACTACATCTTCGCCAACCAGCCCGTCATCACACCCGACAACCTGCGCAGCTACGCCGAAAAGTTCGCCGGCGAGCACAAGCTGGCCCTGCCCTTTGCCGTCGACCCCATGGGCGTGCTGGAGAAGAAGGTGGACCAGGACATCAACGTGGGCCTGAGCGTGGGCGTGCAGCACACTCCCACCATCTATGTGGTCAGCGACGCGCGCGCCGGCACCCCCTTCGTCGAGGTGGTGGACCGCAGCCAGCTCTTCCAGATGATCGACGAGATGAAGCGGCAGGCGGGCGCGCGCTAG